The DNA region AAAACACTCAAGTGGACGACGAGTTTGCCAAACTTAAAGCCCAACTTGCGGGCGGCTCAAATCCTACGGCTATCGGAACGGGCGGCACAACGGCTACTCCTTCGGCAGACGATGAGTTGGCCAAACTCAAAGCCCAATTAGGTCAACAGTAGGTTTTTAGTTTTACTTTTCTCTATCAAAAATCAAGAAAATGCCTAAGTTTCAGATATTAAAAGAAGGTGTAAATGAAGCAATTATTGCTTCTACAAACCAAAACATTGAGCATTATCTTTCACAACTTTTCGACGAATACGAAATCGTGAAAGTAGATGATATTTATTCGTTTAGTTTCGGAACGGTTACAGTTTGTATTCGTGTAGTGCCTTGGCACAGCGAAGATGCCTTGGTTTCGGTATTCTCATATTTGGCCGAAAACGTAACTGTTTCAGAAGAATTTGCTAAAGAATTGTTGCATCTGAACGCAACCATTCCGTTTGGTAGCTTCGGGCTAAGCTTTGACTCAGTAGTATTTACTTACTCATTGCCAGCCAGTAACTTAGACTTTAGCGAATTTTCGGCAGCCGTTCAAACGGTAGCCTATATTGCTGACGAATACGACGAAATGGTAAAAGAAAAAGGCGGTATTGTTACGCTATAATTTTGCCCTAAAAAGATAGAAAATGCCTCTGTTTACTTTGGTGAGTCAGAGGCATTTTTGTTTTATTTCTTCTCTTCTTCGGCTTTGAAGTCAAATTTATAAATGTCGTCGAGACTATTGTTACTTTTGAGCGTAAAATCCAGATTTTTGATAAGCCCATTTCCCAAATCATAAACCCAGCCATGTAACACAGGTGATGGGCCTTCTTGCCATGCGCGTTGGATTGATGTAATCTTCGATAAGTTATACACTTGCTCCAAAACATTTAATTCACTTAGACGATTGGCTCTTATATTTTCGTCTTCGATGGCCTCCAATTCGCGGTCGTGCAGGCGGTACACTTCTTTGATATTACTGAGCCAGTTATCCAAAATACCAACGGTACTGTTGCTCATGGCAGCTCT from Flexibacter flexilis DSM 6793 includes:
- a CDS encoding YbjN domain-containing protein, with the protein product MPKFQILKEGVNEAIIASTNQNIEHYLSQLFDEYEIVKVDDIYSFSFGTVTVCIRVVPWHSEDALVSVFSYLAENVTVSEEFAKELLHLNATIPFGSFGLSFDSVVFTYSLPASNLDFSEFSAAVQTVAYIADEYDEMVKEKGGIVTL
- the can gene encoding carbonate dehydratase, with the translated sequence MTDSSIIHQLLDNNKQWVEERLKTDPSYFEDLSQGQSPSILWIGCSDSRVPAESISGAEPGELFVHRNIANLVVNTDMNVLSVVDYAVRVLKVKHIIVCGHYQCGGVRAAMSNSTVGILDNWLSNIKEVYRLHDRELEAIEDENIRANRLSELNVLEQVYNLSKITSIQRAWQEGPSPVLHGWVYDLGNGLIKNLDFTLKSNNSLDDIYKFDFKAEEEKK